A genomic segment from Cyprinus carpio isolate SPL01 chromosome A4, ASM1834038v1, whole genome shotgun sequence encodes:
- the LOC122140452 gene encoding gastrula zinc finger protein XlCGF49.1-like isoform X1 — MEFIKEEKEDVKIEETFRVKQEDTEIQTDLKEETEELNEMQDRDQYKKHDFITGQKSFSCSQTAKNFSQNITQTTETRSHFTCQPCGKSFSKQGNLKVHVRIHTGEKPCTCQQCGKGFPDKANLKKHMRVHTGEKPFTCKLCGNTFTEKGNLKQHMRVHTGEKPYTCTLCGNSFPQKGNLKKHMRLHTGEKPYTCKLCGNSFTENVTLKRHMRIHTGEKPYTCPQCGNSFTQQSNFNRHMRIHTREKH; from the exons atggagtttattaaagaggagaaagaagatgttaagattgaagaaacattcagagtcaaacaagaagatactgagatACAGACAG ACCTGAAAGAGGAAActgaagaactgaatgaaatgcAAGATAGAGATCAGTATAAGAAACATGATTTCATAACTGGGCAAAAATCATTTAGTTGCTCACAGACTGCAAAGAATTTCTCACAAAATATAA CTCAAACAACTGAAACTAGAAGTCATTTCACCTGCCAAccatgtggaaagagtttcagtaaACAAGGAAATCTTAAAGTCCACGtgagaattcacaccggagagaaaccttgcacctgccaacagtgtggaaagggtTTCCCTGACAAAGCAAACCTTAAAAAAcatatgagagttcacactggagagaagcctttcacctgcaaactgtgtggaaatacTTTCACtgaaaaaggaaaccttaaacAACATATGAgagttcacacaggagagaagccttacacttgcacactgtgtggaaatagtttcCCTCAGAAAGGAAACCTTAAAAAACACATGAGacttcacaccggagagaagccttacacctgcaaactgtgtggaaatagttttactgaaaatgtaactCTTAaaaggcacatgagaattcatactggagagaagccttacacatgccccCAGTGTGGAAATAGTTTCACTCAACAATCAAActttaacaggcacatgagaattcataccAGAGAGAAGCATTAA
- the LOC122140452 gene encoding gastrula zinc finger protein XlCGF49.1-like isoform X2, with product MQDRDQYKKHDFITGQKSFSCSQTAKNFSQNITQTTETRSHFTCQPCGKSFSKQGNLKVHVRIHTGEKPCTCQQCGKGFPDKANLKKHMRVHTGEKPFTCKLCGNTFTEKGNLKQHMRVHTGEKPYTCTLCGNSFPQKGNLKKHMRLHTGEKPYTCKLCGNSFTENVTLKRHMRIHTGEKPYTCPQCGNSFTQQSNFNRHMRIHTREKH from the exons atgcAAGATAGAGATCAGTATAAGAAACATGATTTCATAACTGGGCAAAAATCATTTAGTTGCTCACAGACTGCAAAGAATTTCTCACAAAATATAA CTCAAACAACTGAAACTAGAAGTCATTTCACCTGCCAAccatgtggaaagagtttcagtaaACAAGGAAATCTTAAAGTCCACGtgagaattcacaccggagagaaaccttgcacctgccaacagtgtggaaagggtTTCCCTGACAAAGCAAACCTTAAAAAAcatatgagagttcacactggagagaagcctttcacctgcaaactgtgtggaaatacTTTCACtgaaaaaggaaaccttaaacAACATATGAgagttcacacaggagagaagccttacacttgcacactgtgtggaaatagtttcCCTCAGAAAGGAAACCTTAAAAAACACATGAGacttcacaccggagagaagccttacacctgcaaactgtgtggaaatagttttactgaaaatgtaactCTTAaaaggcacatgagaattcatactggagagaagccttacacatgccccCAGTGTGGAAATAGTTTCACTCAACAATCAAActttaacaggcacatgagaattcataccAGAGAGAAGCATTAA